The following proteins are co-located in the Streptococcus downei MFe28 genome:
- a CDS encoding transporter substrate-binding domain-containing protein: MSIKKIVTAVLLVLLSVSLVACSNSAKSTKTDSSLSDVQKRGTLVVATSPDFAPFEFKRLVNGRDTVAGVDVELSKEIAKELHVKIHFLTVSFTNVLGSVAIGKADYGISGISVTEDRKNSFEFTEPYFESKNVVVIRKADLAKYTSVDSFAGKSVSAQKGTIQEGVLADQIPKASAVSLTQNSEGVNELKSGKIQGIVMESAIAQGYINSNKDLTLAKITLKKVDGSSYAIALPKGSIALRNKLNSIITRLKKEGKIDDYVEKANQESEAGK; the protein is encoded by the coding sequence ATGTCAATCAAAAAAATCGTTACGGCCGTCCTCCTAGTCCTGCTCTCAGTCAGCCTAGTGGCCTGTTCCAATTCTGCAAAATCAACTAAGACGGATAGCTCCCTGTCAGATGTTCAAAAGCGGGGAACCTTGGTTGTAGCGACCAGCCCTGATTTTGCTCCATTTGAGTTCAAACGGCTGGTCAATGGTCGCGATACTGTGGCAGGTGTCGATGTGGAATTGTCCAAGGAAATTGCCAAGGAACTTCATGTCAAAATCCACTTTTTAACCGTTTCCTTCACCAATGTACTGGGCAGTGTGGCCATTGGTAAGGCGGATTATGGTATTTCTGGTATATCGGTGACAGAAGATCGGAAAAATTCCTTTGAATTTACCGAGCCCTACTTTGAATCTAAAAATGTTGTGGTCATCCGTAAGGCTGACCTAGCCAAATATACCTCTGTCGATAGCTTTGCAGGGAAATCTGTCTCAGCCCAAAAGGGAACCATTCAAGAAGGCGTCTTAGCCGACCAGATTCCTAAAGCATCAGCTGTCTCCCTGACGCAAAATAGTGAAGGGGTCAATGAACTCAAGAGTGGTAAAATTCAAGGGATTGTTATGGAGAGCGCCATTGCCCAAGGCTACATTAACAGCAACAAGGACTTGACCCTTGCTAAGATTACCCTTAAAAAGGTTGATGGTTCCTCCTACGCCATTGCCCTTCCTAAAGGTTCCATCGCCCTGAGAAATAAGCTCAATAGCATCATCACCAGGCTGAAAAAAGAAGGCAAGATTGATGACTATGTTGAAAAGGCAAATCAGGAGTCAGAAGCTGGGAAGTAG
- the rpsU gene encoding 30S ribosomal protein S21, whose amino-acid sequence MAKTVVRKNESLDDALRRFKRSVTKAGTLQEARKREHYEKPSVKRKRKSEAARKRKKF is encoded by the coding sequence ATGGCAAAAACAGTGGTACGTAAAAATGAATCACTTGACGATGCTCTTCGTCGTTTCAAGCGTTCAGTCACAAAAGCGGGAACTCTTCAAGAAGCTCGTAAACGTGAACACTATGAAAAACCTTCTGTAAAACGTAAACGTAAATCAGAAGCAGCTCGCAAACGTAAAAAATTCTAA
- the mscL gene encoding large conductance mechanosensitive channel protein MscL encodes MIKELKEFLFKGDVLDLAVAVVIGAAFNAIVTSLVSDVITPVILNPIVNALGVKNIAELSWNGIAYGSFLAAVLNFLIVGTTLFFVVKAANTAMKRGKKEEVEEAPVAPTQEELLAEIRDLLAKEK; translated from the coding sequence ATGATCAAAGAACTTAAAGAATTTTTGTTTAAGGGCGATGTCCTTGACTTAGCCGTTGCCGTAGTTATCGGGGCTGCTTTTAACGCTATCGTTACCTCTTTGGTATCCGATGTTATCACCCCAGTCATCCTCAACCCAATCGTTAATGCGCTTGGCGTTAAGAACATTGCAGAACTTTCATGGAATGGTATCGCCTACGGTAGCTTCCTGGCAGCTGTCCTCAACTTCCTCATCGTCGGCACAACCCTCTTCTTCGTTGTAAAAGCTGCGAATACAGCTATGAAACGTGGCAAGAAGGAGGAAGTGGAAGAAGCTCCTGTTGCTCCAACTCAAGAAGAATTGTTGGCTGAAATCCGTGACCTCCTGGCCAAGGAAAAATAA
- the dnaG gene encoding DNA primase, translating to MGGDGLAFDKSLISEIKNSVNIVDVIGEVVKLTKSGRNYLGLCPFHQEKTPSFNVIEDKQFFHCFGCGKSGDVFKFLEEYRQITFMESVKILSERIGMDLALEVPNQTQAKQNPHQKLFDINQDASKFYQAVLKTTKVGEVARNYLYQRGLDDQMIDYFNIGLAPDESNYLYQSLSPRYDEDTILNSGLFNLSEAGSIFDSFRNRIIFPLTDENGHVIGFSGRIWTQADQDRKEAKYKNTRATTIFNKSYELYHLDKARPVMAKSHEVYLMEGFMDVIAAYRAGIENAVASMGTALTPEHVKHLKKFTKKVILTYDGDKAGQNAIAKSLDILQDLTVEIVRIPNQMDPDEFIKANSADELAKLLTQSRISSTEFWIQYLRPENVDNLQTEIAYVERIAKIIAGVTSITAQNTYINRVAEDLPDFDYFQVEQSVNNERLKLRANAGNTQSDPYGQASRPILTELPVSKTLSAVQRAENQLFYRLLQYDYLLNDFRNREDFAFESPQLEALFQLLRQKGEISDLDLAEMTDDLRQAYYSVQEENLPQEMSEGEISGLEERIARYRQEEELRKRSKIIRDSSNHGDDERAIMELQAFIAQKRNME from the coding sequence TTGGGAGGTGATGGTTTGGCTTTTGATAAATCACTGATTTCTGAGATTAAAAATAGTGTCAATATCGTTGATGTTATCGGCGAAGTCGTCAAGCTGACCAAGTCTGGTCGAAACTACCTAGGCCTTTGTCCCTTCCACCAAGAGAAGACCCCGTCCTTTAATGTTATCGAGGACAAACAGTTCTTCCATTGTTTTGGCTGTGGTAAGTCTGGGGATGTCTTTAAGTTCCTAGAGGAGTATCGACAAATCACCTTTATGGAGAGCGTCAAGATTCTTTCTGAAAGAATCGGAATGGATCTAGCCCTGGAAGTTCCCAATCAGACCCAGGCCAAACAAAATCCCCATCAAAAGCTCTTTGACATCAACCAGGATGCTAGTAAATTCTACCAGGCAGTCTTGAAAACCACCAAGGTGGGAGAAGTGGCTCGCAACTATCTCTACCAGAGAGGGCTGGATGACCAGATGATTGATTATTTCAATATTGGTCTGGCTCCTGATGAGTCTAATTATCTCTATCAAAGTCTCTCCCCTCGCTATGACGAGGATACCATTCTTAACTCGGGCCTTTTTAATCTCTCAGAGGCGGGTTCTATCTTTGATAGCTTTCGCAATCGGATTATTTTCCCGCTGACGGATGAAAATGGCCATGTGATTGGTTTTTCTGGTCGAATTTGGACCCAGGCTGATCAAGACCGTAAAGAGGCCAAGTATAAGAATACCCGGGCCACCACTATTTTCAATAAATCTTATGAGCTCTATCATCTAGACAAGGCTAGACCGGTTATGGCTAAGAGTCATGAGGTTTATCTGATGGAAGGCTTTATGGATGTTATCGCCGCCTATCGAGCGGGTATTGAAAATGCCGTGGCCTCCATGGGGACAGCCCTGACTCCTGAGCACGTCAAGCACCTGAAAAAATTCACCAAGAAGGTTATCTTGACCTACGATGGTGACAAGGCTGGTCAGAATGCTATCGCTAAGTCGCTGGATATCTTGCAGGATTTGACGGTTGAGATTGTTCGAATTCCCAACCAGATGGACCCTGATGAATTTATCAAGGCCAATTCGGCTGACGAATTAGCCAAGCTTTTAACCCAGTCGCGGATTTCCAGTACTGAGTTTTGGATTCAATACCTGCGACCGGAAAATGTTGATAACCTGCAAACGGAGATTGCTTATGTTGAGCGGATTGCTAAGATTATCGCTGGCGTAACCTCCATTACCGCTCAGAATACCTACATCAACAGGGTGGCTGAGGATTTGCCGGATTTCGACTATTTTCAGGTAGAGCAATCGGTTAATAATGAGCGTTTGAAGCTACGAGCCAATGCTGGGAATACCCAATCTGACCCATATGGTCAGGCTTCGAGACCCATTTTGACGGAGCTTCCGGTCAGCAAAACTCTGTCGGCTGTTCAACGGGCAGAGAATCAGCTCTTTTATCGCCTGCTCCAGTATGACTACTTGCTAAATGACTTTCGCAATCGGGAGGATTTTGCCTTTGAAAGTCCCCAACTAGAGGCTCTCTTTCAGCTCCTGCGTCAAAAGGGCGAAATTTCAGACTTGGATTTAGCTGAGATGACAGATGATTTGCGACAGGCCTACTATAGTGTCCAAGAAGAGAATTTACCCCAAGAGATGTCTGAAGGTGAGATAAGCGGTTTGGAAGAGCGAATTGCCAGATACCGCCAGGAAGAAGAATTACGCAAACGCAGTAAAATTATCCGTGATAGCAGCAATCACGGTGATGACGAGCGGGCTATTATGGAATTGCAGGCCTTCATTGCTCAAAAAAGAAATATGGAATAG
- the rpoD gene encoding RNA polymerase sigma factor RpoD, whose product MASKKTNTTFNVQVADFIRNHKKAGTAIDDEVTEKLVIPFVLDADQIDDLLERLTDGGISITDKEGNPSSKYVVEAPKPEELTDEELLGSNSAKVNDPVRMYLKEIGIVPLLTNEEEKELAIAAAEGDLMAKQRLAEANLRLVVSIAKRYVGRGMQFLDLIQEGNMGLMKAVDKFDYSKGFKFSTYATWWIRQAITRAIADQARTIRIPVHMVETINKLVREQRNLLQELGQDPTPEQIAERMDMTPDKVREILKIAQEPVSLETPIGEEDDSHLGDFIEDEVIENPVDYTTRIVLREQLNEVLDTLTDREENVLRLRFGLDDGKMRTLEDVGKVFNVTRERIRQIEAKALRKLRHPSRSKQLKDFMED is encoded by the coding sequence ATGGCAAGTAAAAAAACAAATACAACCTTTAACGTACAAGTAGCAGACTTTATCCGCAATCATAAGAAAGCAGGGACAGCTATTGATGATGAAGTGACTGAAAAATTGGTCATTCCCTTCGTCCTTGATGCCGACCAGATTGATGACCTCTTGGAACGCTTGACTGATGGTGGGATTTCAATTACGGACAAGGAAGGTAATCCTTCTAGTAAGTATGTGGTTGAGGCTCCCAAGCCAGAAGAATTGACAGATGAAGAGTTGCTAGGTAGCAATTCTGCCAAGGTTAATGACCCTGTCCGCATGTACCTCAAAGAAATCGGGATCGTGCCCCTCTTGACTAATGAAGAAGAAAAAGAGTTGGCCATCGCAGCAGCAGAAGGCGACTTGATGGCTAAACAACGTTTAGCAGAAGCCAACCTACGTTTGGTGGTTTCTATTGCCAAACGCTATGTTGGGCGTGGCATGCAGTTCCTGGATTTGATTCAAGAAGGGAACATGGGGCTGATGAAGGCCGTTGATAAATTTGACTACTCCAAAGGTTTCAAATTCTCAACCTATGCTACCTGGTGGATTCGTCAAGCCATCACTAGGGCCATCGCCGACCAAGCTCGGACCATTCGGATTCCAGTCCACATGGTTGAAACCATCAATAAATTGGTGCGGGAGCAACGCAATCTCTTGCAGGAATTGGGTCAAGACCCAACCCCAGAGCAAATTGCTGAACGGATGGACATGACCCCTGACAAGGTTCGAGAAATCCTCAAGATTGCCCAAGAACCAGTTTCCTTGGAAACCCCTATCGGTGAAGAAGATGATAGCCATCTGGGTGATTTTATTGAAGATGAAGTCATTGAAAATCCCGTTGATTACACCACTCGGATTGTCTTGCGAGAACAGCTTAATGAAGTTTTGGATACCTTGACCGACCGTGAAGAAAACGTTCTTCGCCTGCGTTTTGGCCTTGATGATGGCAAGATGCGGACCCTGGAAGATGTCGGTAAGGTCTTTAACGTAACCCGTGAACGGATTCGCCAAATCGAAGCCAAGGCTCTCCGCAAACTCCGTCACCCCAGCCGCAGCAAACAACTCAAAGACTTTATGGAGGATTGA
- a CDS encoding metal-sulfur cluster assembly factor translates to MSEKKYTEAEVEKIKDHILEVLEMVIDPELGIDIVNLGLIYEIRFEDSGYTEIDMTLTTMGCPLADLLTDQIHDVIREVKEVTKVEVKLVWTPAWTVDRMSRYARIALGIR, encoded by the coding sequence ATGTCAGAAAAGAAATACACAGAAGCAGAAGTCGAAAAAATCAAGGACCACATTCTGGAAGTTCTAGAAATGGTCATTGACCCCGAATTGGGTATCGATATTGTCAATCTCGGCCTCATCTATGAGATTCGTTTTGAAGACAGTGGTTATACAGAAATTGACATGACCCTGACCACCATGGGTTGTCCCCTAGCCGACCTTCTGACTGACCAAATTCATGACGTTATTCGCGAGGTGAAAGAGGTGACCAAGGTTGAGGTCAAGCTAGTTTGGACACCGGCTTGGACGGTTGACCGCATGAGTCGCTATGCTCGCATCGCTTTAGGAATTCGTTAG
- a CDS encoding glycosyltransferase family 2 protein: protein MKKLSIVVPCYNEEATIHPFLAETQKVEQAMAGQLSFDYLFVNDGSKDQTLQVLREVSRQFANVHYLSFSRNFGKEAALLAGLEAADGDLITVMDADLQDPPELLQEMYAKVEEGFDVVGTRRSDRKGEPVLRSFFARSFYWLVNKISDTEMVDGARDFRLMTRQVVDSILELGEVNRFSKGLFSWVGYDVTYLPYENRERVAGDTSWNFWSLLRYSIDGFINFSEAPLNLATWAGLASFILSIFAIIFVVIRRLIFGDPVSGWASTISIIMFLGGLQLLALGIIGKYIAKIFLETKKRPVYIVKEKG, encoded by the coding sequence ATGAAAAAGTTGAGTATTGTTGTTCCTTGCTATAATGAGGAGGCGACCATCCATCCTTTTTTAGCCGAGACCCAAAAGGTTGAGCAGGCTATGGCTGGTCAGCTGTCATTTGATTATCTTTTTGTCAATGATGGTTCTAAGGATCAGACCCTGCAGGTTCTGCGAGAGGTCAGTCGGCAGTTTGCTAATGTCCATTATCTGTCCTTTTCCCGTAATTTTGGAAAGGAAGCTGCCCTTCTAGCAGGGCTAGAAGCTGCAGATGGCGATTTGATAACGGTTATGGATGCCGATTTGCAGGACCCGCCTGAACTCTTGCAGGAGATGTATGCAAAGGTTGAGGAAGGTTTCGATGTCGTCGGTACCCGTCGGTCTGACCGCAAGGGGGAACCGGTCTTACGCTCCTTCTTTGCCAGAAGTTTTTACTGGCTGGTAAATAAGATTTCTGATACCGAAATGGTTGATGGCGCAAGGGATTTTCGTCTCATGACCCGTCAGGTGGTTGACAGCATTTTGGAATTAGGTGAAGTCAACCGCTTTTCCAAGGGCCTCTTTTCCTGGGTCGGCTATGATGTCACCTACCTTCCTTACGAAAATCGTGAACGGGTAGCTGGCGATACTTCTTGGAATTTCTGGTCTCTCCTACGCTATTCCATAGATGGATTTATCAATTTTTCAGAGGCACCCCTCAATCTGGCAACCTGGGCAGGCTTAGCTAGCTTTATTCTGTCAATTTTTGCCATTATCTTCGTCGTTATTCGGCGTCTAATCTTTGGTGATCCCGTCAGTGGCTGGGCTTCAACCATTTCCATTATTATGTTCCTGGGCGGTCTGCAACTCTTGGCTCTGGGAATAATTGGCAAGTACATCGCCAAAATTTTCCTAGAAACCAAGAAGCGACCAGTCTATATTGTGAAAGAAAAAGGGTGA
- the rfbD gene encoding dTDP-4-dehydrorhamnose reductase: MILITGSKGQLGTELRYLLDERNEEYVAVDVAEMDITDAAKVDEVFAQVKPSLVYHCAAYTAVDAAEDEGKELDYAINVTGTENIAKAAAKYGATLVYISTDYVFDGQKPVGQEWLETDQPDPQTEYGRTKRLGEEAVEKYLDHYYIIRTAWVFGNYGKNFVFTMQNLAKTHPRLTVVNDQHGRPTWTRTLAEFMTYVTENQKNFGYYHLSNDATEDTTWYDFAKEILKDTDVEVAPVDSSQFPAKAKRPLNSTMSLAKAKATGFVIPTWQEALQEFYKQEKK, from the coding sequence ATGATTTTAATTACTGGAAGCAAGGGCCAATTGGGAACAGAATTGCGCTATTTGCTGGATGAAAGAAATGAAGAATACGTAGCTGTTGATGTGGCAGAAATGGATATCACAGATGCTGCCAAAGTAGATGAGGTCTTTGCTCAAGTTAAACCAAGCTTGGTCTATCACTGTGCCGCCTACACGGCTGTTGATGCCGCTGAAGATGAAGGTAAGGAATTGGACTACGCCATCAATGTAACTGGGACTGAAAATATCGCCAAGGCTGCGGCCAAATATGGAGCAACTCTGGTCTACATTTCTACTGATTATGTTTTCGATGGCCAAAAGCCTGTTGGTCAAGAATGGTTGGAAACAGATCAGCCAGATCCACAGACGGAATACGGTCGCACCAAACGTCTGGGTGAAGAAGCGGTAGAAAAATATTTGGATCATTACTATATCATTCGGACGGCCTGGGTTTTCGGAAATTATGGAAAGAATTTTGTTTTCACCATGCAAAATCTCGCCAAGACTCATCCGCGTTTAACGGTTGTCAATGACCAGCATGGTCGACCAACCTGGACCCGTACCTTGGCTGAATTTATGACTTATGTCACTGAAAATCAAAAGAATTTTGGTTACTATCATCTCTCCAATGATGCGACAGAGGATACGACCTGGTACGATTTTGCCAAGGAAATCCTCAAGGATACCGATGTTGAAGTAGCGCCAGTTGACTCCAGCCAATTCCCAGCTAAGGCTAAACGGCCCCTGAATTCTACTATGAGTTTAGCTAAAGCCAAGGCTACTGGTTTTGTCATTCCAACTTGGCAGGAAGCTCTGCAGGAATTTTATAAACAAGAAAAGAAATAG
- the cps2T gene encoding beta 1-4 rhamnosyltransferase Cps2T: protein MQHVFIIGSRGLPAKYGGFETFVQELVKHRQSDDLTYHVACLSDEKTGQHSSYMGADCFTVNPPKLGPARVIAYDMQAINYALKLIKEQAIESPIFYILGNTIGAFIAPFARKIHKLGGQLFVNPDGLEWKRSKWSRPVQAYLKYAEKVMTKKADLIISDNQGIESYIQSSYPWSKTTFIAYGTDLTASSLTAQSPKVQDFFTKWQTQEKGYYLIVGRFVPENNYETAIREFMASKTKRNLIIICNQAGNPYFEELRQKTGFDQDPRVKFVGTVYDRDLLTYIRQAAFAYIHGHEVGGTNPGLLEALAHTDLNLVLGVDFNKKVAKQTARYWDKGHGNLASLINEVDGQVDFVQLGREAHQLMAENYTWPKIVGEYEELFLHES from the coding sequence ATGCAACACGTTTTTATCATTGGCAGTCGAGGCTTGCCGGCCAAGTACGGAGGTTTTGAGACCTTCGTCCAAGAGTTGGTTAAGCATCGTCAATCTGATGACCTGACCTATCATGTTGCCTGCCTCTCAGATGAGAAGACAGGTCAACACTCTAGCTACATGGGGGCCGATTGCTTTACAGTCAATCCTCCCAAACTGGGTCCTGCCCGAGTGATTGCCTATGACATGCAGGCCATCAACTACGCTCTGAAATTGATTAAGGAGCAGGCGATTGAAAGTCCCATCTTTTATATCCTAGGCAATACCATCGGAGCCTTTATTGCTCCCTTTGCCCGTAAGATTCACAAGCTGGGTGGTCAGCTCTTTGTCAATCCCGATGGTCTCGAGTGGAAGCGCTCCAAGTGGTCAAGACCTGTTCAAGCCTACCTCAAGTATGCTGAGAAGGTCATGACCAAGAAGGCTGACCTGATTATTTCTGATAATCAAGGCATTGAAAGCTACATCCAGTCCAGTTACCCTTGGTCTAAGACTACTTTTATCGCCTATGGGACGGACTTGACCGCTTCTAGTCTGACGGCTCAGTCGCCAAAGGTCCAGGACTTTTTCACTAAGTGGCAGACCCAAGAGAAGGGTTACTATTTGATTGTGGGTCGCTTCGTCCCAGAGAATAACTATGAGACCGCTATTCGAGAATTTATGGCCTCTAAGACCAAGCGAAACTTGATCATCATCTGCAATCAGGCTGGTAATCCCTATTTTGAGGAATTGCGGCAAAAGACTGGTTTTGACCAAGACCCCCGTGTTAAATTTGTCGGGACCGTCTATGATCGTGACCTGCTAACCTATATTCGGCAGGCTGCCTTTGCCTATATCCATGGGCATGAGGTTGGTGGGACCAATCCCGGTCTGCTAGAAGCACTAGCCCATACCGATTTGAATCTGGTGCTGGGTGTTGACTTCAATAAAAAAGTAGCGAAGCAGACAGCCCGCTATTGGGACAAGGGACATGGTAACCTAGCAAGCCTGATTAATGAAGTGGACGGTCAAGTTGATTTTGTCCAATTGGGACGGGAAGCCCACCAGCTCATGGCTGAAAATTATACTTGGCCAAAAATTGTAGGCGAGTACGAGGAGTTGTTTTTGCATGAAAGTTAA
- a CDS encoding glycosyltransferase family 2 protein, with translation MKVNILMSTYNGERFLAQQLDSILEQTYKDWTLLIRDDGSSDRTPEIIADYAQKDTRIVFINPDQRDNLGVIKNFYTLLKYQEADFYFFCDQDDVWLPEKLELCIQEGRKYPADKPLLVYTDLKVVNQDLEVQHPSMIRTQSGHANTTLLQELTENTVTGGVAMINEATAKNWQAQNLDKLIMHDWFLALVAAAKGNLVYIDQPTELYRQHDSNVLGARTWSKRLKYWLRPHKLLAKYWWLIDASQKQASLLLDLSLAQEEKDLVGAYVDLLNQSWSQRRKTLKDYGFAKNRPFHTFVFKTLILTKIGYSHYQKHGYQA, from the coding sequence ATGAAAGTTAATATTCTCATGTCCACCTACAATGGGGAGCGTTTTCTTGCTCAACAGCTGGACAGCATTTTAGAGCAGACCTACAAGGATTGGACTCTCTTGATTCGCGATGACGGCTCTAGTGATAGGACCCCTGAAATCATTGCGGATTATGCTCAGAAAGACACAAGGATTGTCTTTATCAATCCAGACCAGCGGGACAATCTTGGTGTCATCAAGAATTTCTACACCTTGCTCAAATACCAAGAGGCCGACTTTTATTTCTTCTGCGACCAAGATGATGTTTGGTTGCCGGAGAAGTTGGAGCTCTGCATCCAGGAAGGTCGGAAGTATCCTGCCGATAAGCCCCTCTTGGTCTATACCGACCTCAAGGTGGTCAATCAAGATCTTGAGGTGCAACATCCCAGCATGATTCGCACCCAGTCAGGCCATGCCAACACCACGCTTTTGCAGGAATTGACGGAAAATACCGTTACCGGTGGCGTTGCCATGATTAATGAAGCGACAGCGAAAAACTGGCAGGCTCAAAATTTGGACAAACTTATTATGCATGATTGGTTTTTGGCGCTAGTAGCAGCAGCCAAGGGAAATCTGGTCTACATTGACCAGCCAACTGAGCTCTACCGTCAGCATGACAGTAATGTTTTAGGAGCTAGAACCTGGTCCAAGCGACTTAAGTATTGGCTGAGGCCCCACAAACTCTTAGCTAAGTACTGGTGGTTGATTGATGCCAGTCAGAAACAAGCTAGTCTCTTGCTGGATTTGAGCCTAGCTCAAGAAGAAAAGGATTTGGTTGGGGCCTATGTTGACTTGTTGAATCAGTCATGGTCCCAGAGGCGAAAGACCTTGAAAGACTATGGCTTCGCTAAAAATCGTCCCTTTCATACCTTTGTTTTTAAAACTTTAATTCTAACGAAAATCGGCTATAGCCACTATCAAAAGCACGGCTATCAAGCATAG
- a CDS encoding ABC transporter permease, translated as MDLLSKKNRILLKELIKTDFKLRYQGSVIGYLWSILKPLMLFMIMYLVFIRFLRLGGDVPHFAVALLLANVIWSFFTEATSMGMISIVTRGDLLRKLNFSKSIIVLSSVCGALINFGINLIVVLIFSLINGVHIGWDAIFAIPLFLELFIMAWGVALLLATLYVKFRDIGQIWEVFLQAGMYATPIIYPLTFITNQGAKGVLAGKIIMLNPLAQMIQDLRYLLIDKANLTIWNLINHWWYYSIPYILPFVIFAIGLTVFNRSSKRFAEIL; from the coding sequence ATGGATCTACTTAGTAAGAAGAATCGTATCCTACTAAAAGAACTCATAAAAACAGACTTTAAACTGCGCTATCAGGGCAGTGTGATTGGCTATCTCTGGTCAATCCTCAAGCCCCTCATGCTCTTTATGATTATGTATCTGGTCTTCATTCGCTTCCTGCGTCTGGGCGGCGATGTGCCTCACTTTGCGGTGGCCCTGCTTTTGGCCAATGTTATCTGGTCTTTCTTCACGGAAGCAACCAGTATGGGAATGATCTCCATCGTAACTAGAGGGGACCTCTTGCGTAAGCTCAATTTCTCCAAGTCCATCATTGTACTGTCATCGGTCTGTGGAGCTTTAATCAACTTTGGAATCAACCTGATTGTTGTTTTGATTTTTTCCCTGATCAATGGTGTTCATATTGGCTGGGACGCTATCTTTGCCATTCCCCTCTTCCTTGAACTCTTTATCATGGCTTGGGGCGTGGCCTTGCTTTTAGCAACCCTCTATGTTAAATTCCGTGATATTGGTCAAATTTGGGAAGTCTTCCTCCAAGCCGGCATGTATGCCACTCCCATTATTTATCCCTTGACTTTCATTACCAATCAGGGGGCCAAGGGTGTTCTGGCTGGTAAAATTATCATGCTCAATCCTCTAGCACAGATGATTCAAGACTTGCGTTATCTTTTGATTGATAAGGCCAATCTCACCATCTGGAATTTGATTAATCACTGGTGGTATTACTCCATTCCTTATATCTTGCCATTTGTCATTTTTGCTATTGGCTTGACGGTATTTAATCGAAGTTCTAAGAGATTTGCGGAGATTCTATAA
- a CDS encoding ABC transporter ATP-binding protein, whose amino-acid sequence MTTENNIAVKVDHVSKYFKLPVEASNSLRTTVVNRFKGIKGYKEQHVLRDINFEVEKGDFFGIVGRNGSGKSTLLKIISQIYVPEKGAVTIDGKLVSFIELGVGFNPELTGRENVYMNGAMLGFSTEEVDAMYDDIVEFAELKEFMNQKLKNYSSGMQVRLAFSVAIKAQGDILILDEVLAVGDEAFQRKCNDYFMERKESGKTTILVTHDMGAVKKYCNKAVLIEDGLIKAYGDPDDVANQYSLDNAVQPEAESDSSETKTEDIKHVDNLEVKLLSNQQMTQDEKIEFEISYDVLDDTETHIVFSLTDIDRNIWIYNDNALDYPTKGRGHKSYRYSCSISSLNDIKLKLQVTILGKSKEMLAFANNNNAPVIVLNRDDIKLDDLSAMDSASGIVKRNGNWEILSN is encoded by the coding sequence ATGACGACAGAAAATAATATTGCAGTAAAAGTTGACCATGTCAGCAAATATTTCAAATTACCTGTTGAAGCATCCAATAGTCTAAGGACCACGGTGGTCAATCGCTTCAAGGGTATCAAGGGGTACAAGGAACAACACGTTCTGCGAGACATTAACTTTGAAGTGGAAAAAGGCGATTTCTTCGGTATCGTCGGCCGTAATGGCTCTGGAAAATCAACGCTTTTGAAAATTATTTCTCAGATTTATGTCCCAGAAAAAGGAGCGGTGACCATTGATGGAAAGCTGGTTTCCTTCATCGAGTTGGGGGTCGGCTTTAACCCTGAGTTGACAGGTCGGGAAAATGTCTATATGAACGGGGCCATGCTGGGGTTCTCAACTGAAGAAGTGGATGCCATGTACGACGATATCGTGGAATTTGCGGAGCTCAAGGAATTTATGAACCAAAAGCTCAAAAACTATTCCAGTGGGATGCAGGTTCGCTTGGCCTTCTCAGTTGCTATCAAGGCCCAAGGGGATATCCTAATCCTGGACGAAGTCCTAGCCGTCGGTGACGAAGCCTTCCAGCGTAAGTGTAACGACTACTTCATGGAGCGCAAGGAAAGTGGTAAGACTACAATCCTGGTCACCCACGATATGGGAGCGGTAAAAAAATATTGTAACAAGGCTGTCCTTATTGAAGATGGTCTGATTAAGGCCTACGGCGATCCAGATGACGTTGCCAACCAATACAGTTTGGATAATGCGGTGCAACCTGAGGCTGAGAGTGACAGTAGTGAGACTAAAACTGAAGATATTAAACATGTTGATAATCTTGAGGTTAAGTTACTGTCAAATCAGCAGATGACTCAAGATGAAAAAATTGAGTTTGAAATTTCCTACGATGTCTTGGATGATACGGAAACTCATATTGTCTTCTCATTGACGGACATTGACCGCAATATCTGGATTTATAATGATAATGCTTTAGATTATCCGACTAAAGGAAGGGGACATAAGAGTTACCGTTATTCTTGTAGCATTTCTAGTTTGAATGATATTAAACTAAAATTACAGGTCACTATTCTAGGAAAATCAAAAGAAATGTTGGCCTTTGCCAACAATAATAATGCGCCTGTTATTGTGTTGAACCGAGATGATATTAAGCTTGATGATTTATCAGCCATGGATTCGGCATCAGGTATTGTAAAAAGAAATGGAAATTGGGAAATTTTGTCTAACTGA